The following proteins come from a genomic window of Pocillopora verrucosa isolate sample1 chromosome 6, ASM3666991v2, whole genome shotgun sequence:
- the LOC136281630 gene encoding beta-4C adrenergic receptor-like, whose product MAEKACDILNESFYGTSADYQDFRPALVANCVFNSFLSYTNIFLNIITIHAIRKTALLPKPLRTLLLSLVATDVGVGLLVQPLYISTLVSRLKQKRIDCIYDKGLSVVINFFCMSSFFNVVTISVDRFLAVHLHLRYQELVTHKRVIAAVISTWLLSAIISSNVFWDPLFIISQVIGLVIITGCLILVVIVYWRIYIILKRHKNQIEELQIQEVQQGVQNGDLSNFLKLRKSALGTFYVCIVFLICYLPSYILYILLLARLLSPISFYEASPYTNTLVFLNSSLNPVIYCWKMGPIRRTLMDIMRSIVNRFKQ is encoded by the coding sequence ATGGCGGAAAAAGCTTGCGATATTCTCAACGAGTCCTTTTATGGAACCTCAGCGGATTATCAAGATTTTCGTCCGGCACTTGTCGCTAATTGTGTGTTCAACAGCTTTTTGTCTTATACAAACATATTTTTGAACATTATTACGatccatgcgataaggaaaaccgcgttgttgccaaaacctttgagaacattattactcAGCCTAGTTGCCACCGATGTTGGGGTTGGTTTGTTGGTCCAACCGCTCTACATTTCTACCTTGGTTAGcaggttaaaacaaaaacgtatcgactgcatttACGACAAGGGATTGTCCGTCGtcatcaatttcttttgtatGTCCTCGTTCTTTaatgttgtaaccataagtgtggacaggttcttagctgttcatcttcatctcagatatcaagagcttgtgactcacaagcgtgTTATTGCCGCCGTGATATCAACATGGCTGTTAagcgcaattatttcttctaatGTCTTTTGGGATCCATTGTTTATCATCTCGCAAGTCATAGGGCTCGTGATTATAACTGGCTGCCTCATTCTGGTAgtaattgtctactggaggatttacATAatcttaaagcgacacaaaaacCAGATTGAAGaacttcaaatccaagaagtacaacagggagttcaaaatggcgacttatcaaactttttgaagcttagaaagtcagctcttggaacattttatgtatgtattgtgttcttgatttgttatttgccttcctATATTCTCTATATTTTACTCCTGGCTCGCCTTTTAAGTCCAATCTCCTTTTACGAAGCTTCGCCCTATACAAATACTTTggttttcctcaactcgtctttgaaccctgttatatactgctggaagatgggacccattcgtcgcactctcatGGACATAATGCGAAGCATCGTCAATCGGTTCAAACAATAG